The following are from one region of the Thermodesulfovibrionales bacterium genome:
- the cas6 gene encoding CRISPR system precrRNA processing endoribonuclease RAMP protein Cas6, translated as MQIPYQKFTFTLEAIEELNLPYYKGSTFRGGFGNVFRHLVCILKRQDCTDCMLKARCIYAYVFETPSTEGAEIMNMHRYERVPHPFVLEPPEGNSGLKTRSPENIPPGSRIDFKLILIGRATDYLPYFIYTFVELGNTGIGRGRGKYRLLEVKNGQHTVYSAQSKTIFQTEKDKIEIPEEFKPSGKSTNLSLEFITPLRMKYNRDLVVKPEFHILIRNILRRLSLIYYFHCGNQKPQLDYRAIIKYAEEVTIKSSELRWFDWERYSSRQDSRMKLGGLVGSITYEGDIEPFLPFIKAGEILHAGKNTSFGLGKYRLKTAY; from the coding sequence ATGCAGATACCCTATCAGAAATTCACCTTTACACTTGAAGCCATAGAAGAGCTCAACCTGCCTTACTACAAGGGCTCTACCTTCAGAGGTGGATTTGGTAATGTCTTCAGACATCTTGTCTGCATCCTTAAGAGGCAGGACTGCACAGATTGTATGCTTAAGGCGAGATGCATCTATGCCTATGTATTTGAAACACCTTCCACTGAAGGTGCTGAAATAATGAACATGCACAGGTATGAAAGAGTACCCCATCCATTTGTGTTAGAGCCGCCTGAAGGCAATTCAGGACTCAAAACCCGAAGCCCAGAAAATATACCACCTGGAAGCCGCATTGACTTTAAATTAATCCTGATCGGCAGGGCTACAGACTATCTACCCTACTTTATTTATACCTTTGTTGAGCTCGGCAATACTGGCATAGGAAGAGGACGGGGTAAGTACAGACTTCTAGAAGTAAAAAATGGTCAGCACACTGTATATTCAGCTCAAAGTAAGACCATCTTCCAGACAGAAAAGGATAAAATAGAAATCCCTGAAGAATTCAAGCCCTCAGGAAAGAGCACAAACCTTTCTTTAGAATTCATAACACCTCTCAGAATGAAATATAATAGAGACCTTGTTGTAAAACCCGAGTTTCACATCCTAATAAGAAACATCCTCAGGCGACTGAGCCTGATTTATTATTTTCACTGCGGTAATCAGAAACCTCAGTTAGACTACAGGGCCATAATTAAGTATGCTGAAGAAGTAACCATAAAAAGTTCTGAACTCAGATGGTTTGACTGGGAAAGATATTCCTCCAGGCAGGATAGCCGCATGAAACTCGGAGGCCTTGTAGGCAGCATAACCTATGAAGGAGATATAGAGCCATTCCTTCCATTTATTAAAGCAGGTGAAATACTCCATGCTGGCAAAAACACGAGCTTTGGCCTCGGTAAGTACAGGTTGAAAACAGCTTATTAA
- the cas1 gene encoding CRISPR-associated endonuclease Cas1 has translation MGTLYIDRKDIHIKLDGNALAFYFNGRKEGIVPIAPLKRVIIVGNKVVDTAVFRKLADEKISVLFLSGRSMRFCGILHGRLHNNGLLRLKQYEKAINRDFCLHTAKAIIERKVKTQIDFLKNLITEESRSIEFIPAIDSLEKVMKSISEAPSIDSLRGFEGGAQAVYFSAYCKLFHQSLNFKGRNRRPPLDPVNAMLSLVYTMLHYEAVREIEITGFDPTIGFYHHFEYGRESLACDIIEIFRPLADKFVYEIFKNKYFTAEDFSHEERQAGCYLKKDSRKKFYPAYEEWASTIRPQLTEEVRVLARSILDGKEPLY, from the coding sequence ATGGGTACACTTTATATAGACAGAAAAGACATCCACATCAAACTTGATGGCAATGCTCTTGCCTTCTACTTTAATGGTAGAAAGGAAGGGATTGTTCCCATAGCACCCCTTAAGAGAGTAATAATTGTGGGGAACAAGGTTGTTGACACAGCAGTCTTCAGAAAACTGGCAGATGAGAAGATAAGTGTACTCTTTCTTTCTGGCAGAAGCATGAGATTCTGCGGAATACTTCACGGACGGCTCCACAACAACGGACTACTTAGGCTTAAACAGTATGAAAAGGCAATTAACAGAGATTTCTGTCTTCATACAGCAAAAGCCATTATTGAACGTAAGGTTAAAACTCAGATAGATTTTTTGAAAAATTTAATTACAGAAGAATCAAGAAGCATAGAATTCATTCCAGCAATAGATAGCCTCGAAAAGGTCATGAAGTCCATCAGTGAAGCACCTTCTATTGATTCTCTAAGAGGCTTTGAGGGAGGTGCTCAGGCAGTATATTTTTCAGCCTACTGCAAGCTCTTTCACCAATCACTTAACTTTAAAGGTAGAAACAGAAGACCACCCCTTGACCCTGTAAATGCTATGCTTTCTCTTGTTTATACCATGCTCCATTATGAAGCAGTAAGGGAAATAGAGATAACAGGCTTTGACCCCACAATAGGTTTCTATCATCACTTTGAATATGGAAGGGAATCCCTTGCATGCGACATAATTGAAATCTTCCGACCACTTGCCGATAAATTTGTATATGAGATTTTTAAAAATAAATATTTTACAGCAGAAGATTTTTCACATGAAGAAAGGCAGGCAGGCTGTTACTTAAAAAAGGATAGCAGAAAAAAGTTTTATCCAGCCTATGAAGAGTGGGCCTCAACCATCAGACCTCAATTAACCGAAGAGGTAAGAGTCCTTGCAAGGAGCATTTTGGATGGAAAGGAGCCTTTATATTAA
- a CDS encoding CRISPR-associated protein Csx3: MEIVIDVNTLYKNTSSEDTAKISQLKDYLQKALELAGEGNDVILTGAGPIWLYLKIAHALHGRARKLIYRSPVTGDVVIFDHTP, from the coding sequence ATGGAGATAGTTATTGATGTAAACACACTCTACAAAAATACCTCTTCAGAAGATACGGCCAAAATTTCTCAACTTAAAGACTACCTCCAGAAAGCCCTGGAGCTTGCCGGTGAAGGAAATGACGTAATCCTCACAGGTGCAGGTCCCATATGGCTTTATCTTAAGATAGCCCATGCCCTTCATGGTAGGGCAAGGAAGTTAATATACCGGAGTCCTGTCACAGGGGATGTGGTGATCTTCGACCATACACCTTAG
- the cas2 gene encoding CRISPR-associated endonuclease Cas2 — MKRDLYIIAYDITDEQRLNRVRYFLKAYSTGGQKSVYECFLTEGELRFVISNLKRMIFESSDRVHIFRLDGRSRTHTLGIAVQPRDPSYFYIG, encoded by the coding sequence ATGAAGCGAGACCTCTACATAATTGCCTATGACATTACAGATGAACAAAGGCTTAACAGAGTAAGATATTTTCTTAAAGCCTACAGCACAGGCGGACAGAAGTCTGTATATGAATGTTTTCTTACAGAAGGTGAATTGAGATTTGTAATAAGCAATCTTAAAAGAATGATATTTGAATCATCAGACAGAGTCCATATCTTCAGACTTGATGGTAGGAGCAGAACTCACACACTTGGAATAGCGGTTCAACCCAGAGACCCCAGTTATTTTTATATAGGATAA